The following are encoded together in the Asticcacaulis sp. genome:
- a CDS encoding DUF1328 domain-containing protein, whose amino-acid sequence MLNWIVTFFILAVIAAFFGFTGLAGTFAEIAKFIAVIFVVLFVASLVYRMITGRSANPPL is encoded by the coding sequence ATGCTCAACTGGATTGTCACCTTCTTTATTCTGGCCGTTATTGCGGCCTTCTTTGGTTTCACAGGCTTGGCCGGCACTTTCGCCGAAATCGCCAAGTTCATTGCCGTGATCTTCGTGGTCCTGTTCGTGGCCAGCCTGGTCTATCGCATGATCACCGGCCGCAGTGCCAATCCGCCACTATAG
- a CDS encoding Tat pathway signal protein, protein MIRRQFLALAAATGLTAPAAFASEPKKKGGGENYTQFKTINVFTEASRRRHGTLSVDMGLYCEDAKLVEQIKLYQPRLQDAYVARLQAYAGTLNASAMVNTDFIAMQLQAATDAILGRKGAKVLLGTILLN, encoded by the coding sequence ATGATCCGCAGACAATTCCTCGCCCTTGCCGCCGCAACCGGTCTTACCGCACCGGCTGCCTTCGCTTCCGAACCCAAGAAAAAGGGCGGCGGTGAAAACTATACGCAGTTCAAGACGATCAATGTCTTTACCGAGGCCAGCCGCCGACGGCACGGTACGCTCAGCGTCGACATGGGCCTCTATTGCGAAGACGCCAAGCTGGTCGAGCAGATCAAGCTCTATCAACCGCGCCTCCAGGATGCCTATGTCGCCCGCCTGCAAGCCTATGCCGGTACGCTCAACGCCAGCGCCATGGTGAATACCGATTTCATCGCCATGCAGCTTCAGGCCGCCACCGACGCGATCCTCGGCCGCAAGGGCGCCAAGGTTCTGCTGGGTACTATATTATTGAATTGA
- a CDS encoding response regulator transcription factor, translating to MLEKKNTILIVDDEEEIRKMLSIFLDAADFKVCECDSGKQALRMSASVRPDLILLDLGLPDIDGKEVITKIREWSNVPIVVLTARSEDADAAPALNTGADDYVTKPFSAEVLLARINANLRKSAVKEVGDPEIVHGPIRMDLVRHEVFIDDERIGFTPKEYDLLRFFLVNRGRMLTHKQILKEVWGPAHLEDTQYLRVYIGQVRDKLETRPGLGKSIVSESGIGYRMDMVS from the coding sequence ATGCTCGAAAAGAAAAACACCATTCTGATCGTTGATGATGAAGAAGAAATCCGCAAGATGCTGAGCATCTTCCTTGATGCGGCGGATTTCAAGGTGTGCGAGTGCGATTCAGGCAAGCAGGCCCTGCGCATGAGCGCTTCGGTTCGTCCCGATCTTATCCTGCTCGATCTCGGCCTGCCCGATATCGATGGCAAGGAAGTCATCACCAAGATCCGCGAATGGTCGAACGTGCCGATCGTCGTGCTGACCGCCCGCTCTGAAGATGCCGACGCGGCCCCGGCGCTGAATACCGGCGCCGACGACTATGTCACCAAGCCATTCTCGGCCGAAGTCCTGCTGGCCCGCATCAATGCCAATCTGCGCAAGTCGGCGGTGAAGGAGGTCGGTGATCCGGAGATCGTGCATGGTCCGATCCGCATGGACCTGGTGCGCCATGAGGTCTTCATCGATGACGAGCGCATCGGTTTCACGCCAAAGGAATATGACCTGCTGCGCTTCTTCCTGGTCAATCGCGGGCGGATGCTGACCCACAAGCAGATCCTGAAGGAAGTCTGGGGACCGGCCCACCTGGAGGATACGCAATATCTGCGCGTCTATATCGGCCAGGTGCGTGACAAGCTGGAGACCCGTCCGGGCTTGGGCAAGTCGATCGTATCGGAATCCGGCATCGGTTACCGCATGGATATGGTCAGCTAA
- a CDS encoding sugar phosphate isomerase/epimerase: protein MSIHRRHLLAGFSALGLVGLSANAAAIRQPYQKTGLQLYTVRDAFAADPTGTLQKVKALGYDYVETISYGGLTPAAFKAKLAEIGLIAPSAHIGLSDWQTRPEAALDDLAALGADYAVLAWMPPEDRKDWKALGEKMNKWGALARARNLSFAYHNHDFEFTKTAEGEMPYHLLLENTDPALVNFELDCYWASFAGHDPLHILQKHGDRIRMLHLKDKLADGSMAPVGEGMIDFAAVLAKANELGIKYGFVEHDNPADPWASIATSIQNLKG from the coding sequence ATGTCCATCCATCGTCGTCACCTGCTGGCCGGCTTTTCGGCGCTCGGCCTTGTTGGCCTGTCTGCCAATGCCGCCGCCATCAGGCAGCCTTATCAGAAAACCGGCCTTCAGCTTTATACGGTGCGCGATGCCTTCGCCGCTGATCCGACCGGCACTCTGCAAAAGGTCAAGGCGCTGGGCTATGATTATGTCGAGACCATATCTTATGGCGGCCTGACGCCGGCGGCCTTCAAGGCGAAACTGGCGGAGATCGGTCTGATCGCACCGTCTGCCCACATCGGCCTTAGTGACTGGCAAACCCGTCCGGAAGCTGCGTTGGATGACCTCGCCGCGCTCGGCGCCGATTATGCCGTTCTGGCCTGGATGCCGCCGGAAGACCGCAAGGACTGGAAGGCGCTTGGCGAAAAAATGAACAAGTGGGGGGCGCTGGCGAGGGCCAGGAACCTGAGCTTCGCCTATCATAACCACGATTTTGAGTTCACCAAAACGGCCGAGGGCGAGATGCCCTATCATCTGCTGCTGGAAAATACTGACCCGGCCCTGGTGAATTTTGAGCTGGATTGCTACTGGGCCAGTTTCGCCGGACACGATCCGCTGCATATCCTGCAAAAGCATGGTGACCGTATTCGGATGCTGCACCTGAAGGACAAGCTGGCGGATGGTTCGATGGCGCCGGTCGGCGAGGGCATGATCGATTTCGCCGCCGTCTTGGCCAAGGCGAATGAACTGGGTATCAAATACGGTTTTGTCGAGCATGACAATCCGGCTGATCCGTGGGCGAGTATCGCCACGAGTATCCAGAATTTGAAGGGCTGA
- a CDS encoding transcriptional regulator: MGDVFNIEAIDDVIHGRLRLGVMAFLSTAGSADFPLLKNRLQATDGNLSVQLRKLEEAGYVLIEKAFVGKKPQTTVTLTDTGRAAYIGYLDAMRKLIAESGG, from the coding sequence ATGGGTGACGTTTTCAATATCGAGGCCATAGATGATGTCATCCACGGCCGTCTGCGGCTGGGCGTCATGGCCTTTTTGTCGACGGCCGGTTCGGCGGATTTTCCCTTGCTGAAAAACCGGCTGCAGGCGACAGACGGCAATCTGTCGGTGCAGTTGCGCAAGCTGGAAGAGGCCGGCTATGTCCTGATCGAGAAGGCGTTTGTCGGCAAGAAGCCGCAGACTACTGTGACCCTGACGGATACGGGCCGCGCCGCCTATATCGGCTATCTCGACGCCATGCGGAAGCTGATCGCGGAAAGTGGCGGCTAA
- a CDS encoding prolyl oligopeptidase family serine peptidase — protein MQISLKSLCVTTALVALPLSPFTLHAETMTTVAKAVADNPNTAPKDAPDPRAFLDEIDGAEAMKWVLAHNQTTIDKLSKDPRFAQNQAEALAILQATDRIAYPTFAHKGLVQNFWQDSEHTHGIWRQTTWESYKTANPQWETILDIDALSKAEGKNWVWEGANCLAPDYTRCLIELSDGGKDATIVREFDITTKSFITGGFELPEGKQSVTWRDADTVYVTREWTPGDVTESSYAYITKVLKRGQPLDQAVEIYRGQKSDVSAGRTVLRDVDGKYVMDYAYRGIDFFHSQQLFYVGDKPVELPLPQSSNFNGYMKDQAIYSLKEDWTSAKGTVFKTGAVLVFDLKNALADPAHLEPTLLFQPDAHQSVEGISQTKDRLILSLLSNVTGEVWSYDYTGGQWSAKKLDLPANSALDIVSTDDQSDRVLVSVSSFLIPNTLLNADAASGTVEQIKTSPARFNADGLQVQQFWATSKDGTKVPYFLIARKDIKLDGTTPTILNAYGGFEVSSTPYYSGTIGKLWLEKGGAFVLANIRGGGEFGPAWHEAGLKTKRQNIYNDFQAVAEDLITKKITTPRHLGIMGGSNGGLLMGVQLTQRPDLWNAVDVQVPLLDMVNYTKMSAGASWQGEYGDPNDPVEGAFLRGISPYHNVKAGVAYPEPLFETSTKDDRVGPVHARKMAALFEEMGLPFYYYENTEGGHAAASNLPERARRYAIDYTYFMQKLMDK, from the coding sequence ATGCAAATTTCCCTGAAATCGCTATGTGTGACAACGGCGCTGGTTGCGCTGCCCCTGTCTCCTTTTACCCTGCACGCAGAAACCATGACCACAGTTGCCAAGGCCGTCGCCGACAATCCCAATACCGCGCCAAAAGATGCCCCCGATCCGCGCGCCTTCCTCGATGAGATCGACGGCGCCGAGGCCATGAAGTGGGTGCTGGCGCATAACCAGACCACGATCGACAAGTTGTCCAAAGACCCGCGTTTTGCGCAGAACCAGGCCGAGGCCCTCGCTATCCTTCAGGCCACCGACCGCATCGCCTACCCGACCTTCGCCCACAAGGGTCTGGTGCAGAACTTCTGGCAGGACAGCGAACACACCCACGGCATCTGGCGTCAGACAACCTGGGAGTCTTACAAGACCGCCAACCCGCAGTGGGAGACCATCCTCGATATCGATGCCCTCTCCAAGGCCGAAGGCAAGAACTGGGTGTGGGAAGGCGCCAACTGTCTGGCGCCGGACTATACGCGCTGCCTGATCGAACTGTCCGATGGCGGCAAGGACGCCACCATTGTCCGCGAATTCGATATCACGACGAAAAGCTTCATCACCGGCGGCTTCGAGCTGCCCGAAGGCAAGCAGAGCGTCACCTGGCGCGATGCCGATACGGTCTATGTCACCCGCGAATGGACGCCGGGCGATGTTACTGAATCCTCTTACGCCTACATTACCAAGGTGCTGAAACGCGGCCAGCCGCTCGACCAGGCCGTGGAAATCTATCGCGGTCAAAAGTCCGATGTCAGCGCCGGCCGCACCGTCCTGCGCGATGTCGATGGCAAATATGTCATGGACTACGCCTATCGCGGCATCGACTTCTTCCATAGCCAGCAGCTTTTCTACGTCGGCGACAAGCCGGTCGAACTGCCCCTGCCGCAATCGTCGAACTTTAATGGCTATATGAAGGACCAGGCGATCTATTCGCTGAAAGAAGACTGGACATCCGCCAAGGGCACAGTTTTCAAGACCGGCGCCGTTTTGGTCTTCGATCTGAAAAACGCTCTGGCTGATCCGGCGCATCTGGAACCCACACTGCTCTTTCAGCCGGACGCCCATCAGTCAGTCGAAGGCATCAGCCAGACGAAAGACCGGCTGATCCTGTCGCTGTTGTCCAACGTCACCGGCGAGGTCTGGAGCTATGATTACACCGGCGGCCAATGGTCGGCAAAGAAGCTCGACCTGCCGGCCAATTCGGCGCTCGATATCGTCTCGACCGACGACCAGAGCGACCGCGTGCTGGTCAGCGTCTCGTCCTTCCTGATACCCAACACCCTGCTCAATGCCGATGCGGCCTCGGGCACGGTGGAGCAGATCAAGACCTCGCCGGCGCGCTTCAATGCCGATGGCCTCCAGGTGCAGCAATTCTGGGCCACCTCGAAGGACGGCACAAAAGTGCCCTACTTCCTGATCGCGCGGAAGGACATCAAGCTTGATGGCACGACGCCGACCATCCTCAATGCCTATGGCGGCTTCGAGGTCTCTTCGACACCCTATTATTCCGGCACCATCGGCAAGCTGTGGCTGGAAAAGGGTGGTGCCTTCGTGCTGGCCAATATCCGCGGCGGCGGCGAATTCGGCCCGGCCTGGCACGAAGCCGGCCTGAAGACCAAGCGCCAGAACATCTATAATGACTTCCAGGCGGTGGCCGAGGATCTGATCACCAAGAAGATCACTACGCCGCGCCATCTCGGTATCATGGGCGGCTCCAATGGCGGCCTGCTGATGGGCGTCCAGCTCACCCAGCGCCCGGACCTGTGGAACGCCGTCGATGTGCAGGTGCCGCTGCTCGACATGGTGAACTATACCAAAATGTCGGCCGGGGCCTCGTGGCAAGGCGAATACGGCGATCCGAACGACCCGGTCGAAGGCGCCTTCCTGCGCGGCATCTCGCCCTATCACAATGTGAAGGCCGGTGTCGCCTATCCGGAACCTCTGTTCGAGACCTCGACCAAGGATGATCGCGTCGGCCCGGTCCATGCCCGCAAGATGGCGGCCCTTTTCGAGGAAATGGGCCTGCCCTTCTACTATTACGAAAATACCGAAGGCGGCCATGCGGCGGCCTCCAACCTGCCGGAACGCGCCCGCCGCTACGCCATCGACTATACCTACTTCATGCAGAAGCTGATGGATAAGTAA
- a CDS encoding response regulator — protein sequence MNLLHSQTQRLLRKVNCPAVSLLIVEDNDASRRLVIELLRAAGFVHLSFARNAEAALDHLQNQAPDLMLLDWNLPGMSGLELVTLIRSAAHRPDVRIPDPALPVVMLTARQRANDVALARNAGINEFVIKPFSTSSLLKAISSALTRKRPVSTASTSPERRRRKAQLFRGLLRRPEGGATHTPVEAGLQTLRGLMGAHGQAPQIENINQVVRHLMADQAQAHAFHRHLVEQATQSLNDYVTLAGKAADSEVIDVHLDALIRLNEAPHADPDEALNIVRHLKVLVTKRKTSRRLASRVTQ from the coding sequence ATGAACCTGCTTCATTCACAGACCCAGCGCCTGTTGCGAAAGGTCAATTGTCCGGCGGTCAGTCTGCTGATCGTCGAGGATAATGATGCTTCGCGCCGCCTGGTGATCGAGTTGCTGCGCGCCGCTGGTTTCGTCCATCTGAGCTTTGCCCGAAATGCCGAAGCGGCGCTCGACCATTTGCAGAACCAGGCACCGGACCTCATGTTGCTGGACTGGAACCTGCCAGGCATGTCGGGGCTGGAACTGGTGACCCTGATCCGCAGTGCGGCGCACAGGCCGGATGTGCGCATCCCGGATCCGGCTTTGCCGGTCGTCATGCTGACGGCCCGCCAGCGCGCCAATGACGTGGCGCTGGCGCGCAATGCCGGCATCAATGAATTTGTCATCAAGCCGTTCTCCACCAGTTCCCTGCTGAAGGCCATATCGTCGGCCCTGACCCGGAAACGCCCGGTCTCGACGGCATCAACCTCGCCCGAGCGCCGCCGCCGCAAGGCGCAACTGTTTCGAGGGCTGCTGCGGCGGCCCGAAGGCGGGGCAACGCACACGCCCGTGGAAGCCGGACTCCAGACCCTGCGCGGCCTTATGGGCGCTCATGGCCAGGCGCCGCAAATCGAAAATATCAATCAGGTTGTCCGGCATCTGATGGCGGATCAGGCCCAGGCGCACGCCTTTCACCGGCATCTCGTTGAACAGGCGACCCAGTCCCTGAACGACTATGTGACATTGGCCGGGAAGGCCGCCGATTCCGAGGTCATTGACGTCCATCTCGATGCGCTGATCCGCCTGAACGAGGCGCCTCACGCCGATCCCGACGAGGCGTTGAATATCGTCCGCCACCTCAAGGTGCTCGTCACCAAACGCAAAACCAGCCGCAGGCTCGCTTCGAGGGTTACCCAATGA
- a CDS encoding phasin, translating to MTTPSSFENGLRLMADQQQRAARSLINLIEMISTTSHRYAEDTAAFTQEAIALMNEASAKHDPASMADLQKRWAATCLKYGQDQTRATMTFVEQCGKQALNVASHAQDSSPKKPKE from the coding sequence ATGACCACCCCCTCGTCCTTTGAGAATGGCCTGCGCCTGATGGCTGATCAGCAGCAGCGCGCCGCGCGCAGCCTGATCAACCTGATCGAGATGATCAGCACCACCTCGCATCGCTATGCCGAGGATACCGCCGCCTTCACCCAGGAGGCCATCGCCCTGATGAACGAAGCGTCCGCAAAGCACGATCCGGCCAGCATGGCCGACCTGCAGAAGCGCTGGGCCGCCACCTGCCTGAAATACGGCCAGGACCAGACACGTGCGACCATGACCTTTGTCGAACAATGCGGCAAGCAGGCGCTCAATGTCGCCTCCCATGCACAAGACTCCTCCCCCAAGAAACCTAAGGAATAA
- a CDS encoding ATP-binding protein: protein MKPEDISSPTHDEIREYLHRQMLSSVSHDLKTPLATIIGSLEVMTMLYDKLSEEKRRSLISSALTEAFRLDHFITNILDMAKFEADAVRPRFESARLSQMINDSLARLGPLKTKGEIKITAIGSADDLVTDPMLGSRAIGLVLHNAFKFGGRKTANPVIEVEYGLEGTEGFVRIRDHGEGIPLEKQAAVFDKYTRLQKTDQQNASTGLGLTISQYIMRLLDGRIELHNHPEGGAIFTLWYANKKA, encoded by the coding sequence ATGAAGCCCGAAGATATAAGCTCCCCGACACATGACGAGATTCGTGAATACCTGCATCGCCAAATGCTTTCGTCGGTATCCCATGACCTGAAAACCCCGCTGGCCACCATTATCGGCTCGCTGGAAGTCATGACCATGCTCTATGACAAGCTGAGCGAGGAGAAGCGCAGATCGTTGATCAGCTCGGCCCTGACCGAAGCCTTCCGTCTCGATCATTTCATCACCAATATTCTCGATATGGCCAAGTTCGAGGCCGACGCCGTCAGGCCGCGCTTTGAGAGCGCCCGCCTCAGCCAGATGATCAATGACAGCCTGGCGCGCTTAGGCCCGCTCAAGACAAAGGGCGAAATCAAGATTACCGCCATCGGCTCCGCCGATGACCTGGTGACCGATCCGATGCTGGGCAGCCGCGCCATCGGCCTGGTGCTGCACAATGCCTTCAAGTTCGGCGGCCGCAAGACCGCCAATCCGGTGATCGAGGTCGAATACGGCTTGGAAGGCACTGAGGGGTTTGTGCGCATCCGCGACCATGGCGAAGGCATCCCTCTGGAAAAACAGGCGGCGGTCTTTGACAAATATACCCGCCTGCAAAAGACCGACCAGCAAAATGCCTCAACCGGCCTTGGCCTGACCATCAGTCAGTACATTATGCGGCTGCTCGACGGCCGCATCGAACTGCATAACCACCCCGAAGGCGGCGCCATCTTCACCCTGTGGTACGCCAATAAGAAGGCGTAA
- the phhA gene encoding phenylalanine 4-monooxygenase yields MLDEKHGIVGGYVPERADWTIDQDWHRYTPEEHATWKTLYERQIKLIPGRASKHYLDGLADLPITADTIPDFERLSDALEKRTGWRVVAVPGMVPNDVFFTHMANRRFPAGQFIRKAHQLDYLQEPDVFHDIFGHVPMMVNPVMADFMQAYGEGGLKAMRLGELDRIARLYWYTVEFGLIAESDDVRIFGGGILSSFTETRFALESPSPNRIGFDLERVMRTHYRIDEFQETYFVMPSIDTLFDMANTDFGPIYERLKSVRDYGLAEVLPTDHIYTRGTGEYHRALA; encoded by the coding sequence ATGTTGGACGAAAAGCACGGGATTGTCGGCGGCTATGTGCCGGAACGCGCCGACTGGACCATCGACCAGGACTGGCACCGCTACACGCCTGAGGAACATGCCACCTGGAAGACGCTTTATGAGCGCCAGATAAAGCTGATCCCTGGCCGCGCTTCGAAGCACTATCTCGACGGATTGGCCGACCTGCCGATCACCGCCGATACCATACCTGATTTCGAGCGCCTCTCCGACGCGCTGGAAAAGCGCACCGGTTGGCGCGTGGTGGCGGTGCCTGGCATGGTGCCGAACGATGTCTTCTTCACCCACATGGCCAATCGCCGCTTTCCAGCCGGGCAGTTTATCCGCAAGGCCCACCAGCTCGACTATTTGCAGGAGCCGGACGTCTTCCACGATATTTTCGGCCACGTCCCGATGATGGTCAATCCGGTGATGGCCGACTTCATGCAAGCCTATGGTGAAGGGGGTCTCAAGGCCATGCGCCTGGGCGAACTGGACCGCATCGCGCGACTCTACTGGTACACGGTCGAATTCGGTTTGATTGCCGAAAGCGATGATGTGCGCATCTTCGGCGGGGGCATACTATCGTCTTTTACCGAGACGCGGTTCGCGTTGGAAAGCCCGTCGCCCAACCGCATCGGCTTCGACCTGGAACGTGTCATGCGCACGCATTACCGCATCGACGAATTTCAGGAGACCTATTTCGTCATGCCGTCGATCGATACCCTGTTCGACATGGCCAATACCGATTTCGGCCCGATCTATGAGCGGCTGAAGTCCGTGCGGGATTATGGCCTGGCCGAAGTCCTGCCGACCGATCATATCTATACCCGCGGCACGGGCGAATATCACCGGGCGCTGGCCTAG
- a CDS encoding 4a-hydroxytetrahydrobiopterin dehydratase — MRPLLSTDDLSALPQDLPHWTLEDGGKAISRNFRFADFKQAFAFMTRVASEADRMDHHPEWSNVYNTVSIRLTTHDSGGLTQSDVKLARLIDRAASGV; from the coding sequence ATGCGACCTCTACTTTCAACTGATGACCTATCCGCCCTGCCGCAGGATCTCCCGCACTGGACGCTGGAAGATGGCGGCAAGGCGATCTCCCGCAACTTCAGGTTCGCTGACTTCAAACAGGCGTTCGCCTTCATGACGCGGGTCGCTTCCGAGGCTGACCGGATGGATCATCATCCGGAATGGTCCAATGTCTATAATACCGTCTCGATCCGCCTGACGACGCACGATTCCGGCGGGCTTACACAAAGTGATGTCAAGCTGGCCCGGTTGATCGATCGGGCCGCCTCGGGCGTATAA
- a CDS encoding beta galactosidase jelly roll domain-containing protein, translating to MRRNRPVFASIIATLMLAATPLYAAPARPADNAAYAALVPAFVLVNADRREGVSLSGPWHYSVDPYRDGQADFLGRTFKVSQTRGADVNVEQASRDNPNALYEYDLGRAPVADIPGAWIGYDPQLRYYNGLMWYQKRFDAPDSAGKRIFLRFGAADYHATVYLNGQVIGEHDGGFTPFAFDVTDKLRAKDNNLVVAVDSTRTPDTIPPTVTDWETYGGITRDVTLVTTPQTYIDDDFIHLTKDGRIAADVALEGAGKAGQAVEVSVPALKLTLKGTTGADGRVSLSARAPAGLKRWSPDTPTLYDVTVTSGTDTLTDRIGFRTIEVKGSQIILNGKPIFLRGISLHEEEFGPDPSRRITPEASRALLNEIKTGLHGNFVRLAHYPHNETTTRMADELGLLVWSEIPVYWSVNFTRPETLQAAQKMIAENILRDRNRASIIIWSVGNETPVSDARNHFLGTLAQEAHDLDGSRLVSAALNTATASGPNDISIKDPLAAYLDVIGINTYNGWYGNGTLEDVRKTVWHSDYDKPMIFSEFGAGAKYGYHDPAQQHRFSEDYQASYYKATLEMADHIPFLAGMSPWILKDFRSPRRQNTWQQGWNRKGLLSETGQRKEAFFVLGDYYQKKAGEQ from the coding sequence ATGCGCCGCAACCGGCCCGTTTTTGCATCCATTATCGCAACCTTGATGCTTGCGGCAACACCGCTTTATGCCGCACCGGCCAGGCCCGCCGATAATGCCGCCTATGCCGCGCTGGTGCCGGCGTTTGTGCTGGTCAATGCCGACCGGCGGGAGGGCGTCTCGCTGTCCGGCCCCTGGCATTACAGCGTCGATCCCTACCGCGACGGCCAGGCCGATTTCCTGGGCCGGACTTTCAAGGTCAGCCAAACCCGCGGTGCCGATGTCAATGTCGAGCAGGCGTCGCGTGACAATCCCAACGCGCTTTACGAATACGACCTGGGCCGCGCACCAGTGGCCGATATCCCCGGTGCGTGGATCGGCTACGATCCGCAACTGCGCTATTATAACGGCCTGATGTGGTATCAGAAACGTTTCGATGCGCCCGACAGCGCGGGCAAGCGCATTTTCCTGCGCTTCGGCGCGGCAGATTACCACGCCACTGTCTATCTCAACGGCCAGGTCATCGGCGAGCACGACGGCGGCTTCACCCCCTTCGCCTTCGACGTGACGGACAAGCTGCGGGCGAAAGACAACAATCTCGTTGTCGCGGTCGATTCGACGCGCACGCCCGACACCATTCCACCGACGGTCACCGACTGGGAAACCTATGGCGGCATCACCCGCGATGTCACGCTTGTCACCACGCCGCAGACCTATATCGACGACGACTTCATCCACCTGACAAAAGATGGCCGCATCGCCGCCGATGTGGCGCTCGAAGGCGCCGGCAAGGCCGGGCAGGCTGTGGAGGTCAGTGTACCGGCGCTGAAACTGACGCTGAAAGGCACCACCGGCGCCGATGGCCGCGTCAGCCTGTCGGCCAGGGCGCCAGCCGGGCTGAAACGCTGGTCGCCGGACACACCGACGCTTTACGACGTCACCGTCACCTCGGGCACGGATACCCTGACCGACCGCATCGGCTTCCGCACCATCGAAGTGAAAGGCAGCCAGATCATTCTTAACGGCAAGCCGATCTTCCTGCGCGGCATTTCCTTGCACGAAGAGGAGTTCGGTCCCGATCCGTCACGCCGCATCACGCCGGAAGCCTCGCGCGCCCTTCTGAACGAGATCAAGACCGGCCTCCACGGCAACTTCGTCCGGCTGGCGCACTACCCGCATAATGAGACCACGACGCGCATGGCCGATGAGCTGGGCCTGCTGGTGTGGAGCGAAATCCCGGTCTACTGGAGCGTCAATTTCACCCGCCCGGAAACGCTCCAGGCGGCGCAGAAGATGATCGCCGAAAATATCCTGCGCGACCGCAACCGTGCCTCGATCATCATCTGGAGCGTGGGCAACGAAACCCCGGTATCGGACGCCCGCAATCATTTCCTCGGCACCCTGGCACAGGAAGCGCACGATCTCGATGGTTCGCGGCTGGTCTCGGCAGCGCTCAATACCGCCACAGCCAGCGGCCCGAACGACATCTCGATCAAGGATCCGCTGGCCGCCTATCTCGATGTCATCGGTATCAACACCTATAACGGCTGGTATGGCAATGGCACGCTGGAAGATGTCCGCAAGACCGTCTGGCATTCGGATTACGACAAGCCGATGATCTTCTCAGAATTCGGCGCCGGGGCCAAATACGGTTACCACGATCCGGCTCAGCAGCACCGTTTCAGCGAGGACTACCAGGCGAGCTATTACAAGGCGACGCTGGAAATGGCCGACCATATTCCCTTCCTGGCCGGCATGTCGCCGTGGATACTGAAGGACTTCCGCTCACCGCGCCGGCAAAATACCTGGCAGCAGGGCTGGAACCGCAAGGGACTTCTGTCCGAAACCGGTCAGCGCAAAGAGGCGTTTTTCGTGCTGGGTGATTATTACCAGAAGAAGGCGGGGGAGCAGTAA